The window GATTTGAACGTACTGCTGCTGGCTCTGCCGCGCATCTCCGAAGACTTGCAGGCAGGCCCGATCGCGCAGCTGTGGATCACGGACATCTACGCGTTCATCGTGGCGGGCCTGACGGTCACCATGGGACACGTCGGTGACCGGTTCGGCAGGCGGAAGGTCCTGCTGATCAGTGCCTCGGTGTTCGTCGTCGCCTCGTTGGTGTGCGCGTTCTCGACCTCGGTGCCGATGCTGGTCGTCTCCCGCGGGGTGCTCGGCGCGTCCGGCGCGGCGATCGCTCCGCTGACCCTCGCCATCATCGTCGCCACCTTCAAGAACCCGAAGCAGATGGGCTTCGCGCTCGGCATCTGGGCCAGCGCCCTCGCCGGCGGCGTCGTGCTCGGTCCGCCGGTGGGCGGCATCCTGCTGCACTCGTTCTGGTGGGGCTCGGTCTTCCTGATCGCGATCCCGATCATGGCGGTGGTCCTGCTCGCCGGGCCGTTCGTGCTCAAGGAATCGCGCAACCCGGACGGCGGCTCGATCGACGTGCGCAGCGTCCTGCTGTTCCTGGTGGCGATCCTGCCGCTGGTCGGGGCGCTGAAGGAGACCGCGCGGTCCGGGTTCGGCCTGCAGCCCGCGGCGTTGCTGGTGCTCGGCGTGGTCGGCATCGTCCTCTTCGTGCGGCGGCAGTCGCGCATCCCGAACCCGCTGATCGACCTGACGTTGTTCAGGGACAAGATGGTTCGCTCCGGGATGTCCGTGTTCGTGACCGGTGGTCTGTGGTCCGGTGCGCTCTCCCTGGTCATCGCCTTGTACCTGCAGCTGGTCGAGGGGCTCTCGGTGCTGGTCGCGGGTCTGGTGATGCTGCCGGCCGCGTTCATCGGCATGGTCTGCAACATGATCGCGCCCAAGTTCGCGAACGTGTTCCGGCCCGCGCGCGTGGTGGCCGTCGGGTTGCTGATCGCGATGGTGGGTGCCCTGACGCTGACGCTGGTCGCGCCGCTCGGCGGGGTCGTGATCGTGGTGGTCGGCATGACGCTGGTGATGATCGGGTCCAGCCCGATCGGCCCGGTGACCAACCACGTCGTCATGTCGAACATCCCGCCGGCGAAAGCGGGCGCGGTGGGCGGCATGATCGCGACCGGCGGCGAGCTCGGTGTCGCGATCGGTGTCGCGGCGATGGGCAGTGTGGCGAACGCCGTGTACCAGGGCAACGTCACCGTGCCGGCGGGCGTGCCGGCGGACGCGGCGACGTCGGCCGGCGATGGCATCACCGGTGCGGTGGCCGTCGCGCGGACGCTGCCGCAGGCCCAGGGGACCGCGCTGCTGGACTCGGCGCACGACGCGTTCAACGCCGGGCTGGTGACCGTCGCGGTGATCGCGGCGATCGGGTACACCCTCGTCGCCACGGTGGCGTGGCGCGGGATGGGACACGTCCTGCCGTTCGGCGCCGGGCAGGAAGCGCCCGCGAACGACGGCACGGGCGGGGAACCGGATCCCGACGCCGAACGGGCCGCGGCCTGAGTGCTGAACTGAACCGGGATTCGAACCGGGACGGGCGGAGTCACCGCGCCCGTCCCGGTTCGGCGTTTCCGCGCCGGGACATTCTCCGCACCGGCGGCATGCGCAACTCTCGATAATCGAAGCCGTTGCCGGGCGCTACTCTGAGGTCTCAATGGGGGGTACGCAATGCGTGCAGCGGCGACCTCGCCAACGCGGCGTTCGTTCCTGGTCTCGGCCAGTTCGAGTTAGAGGAGTTGACCTTGTCCGCCAATATCCAGCTGGTCGACGTGAAATCGTCGAACGCGCGCCGAGGGGACCTGCCGGCACTGACCGGATTGCGCTTCATCGCCGCACTCGTGGTGTTCTTCGGTCACGTCATCTTCCCGATCGACCCCGGTAACGCCAATCTCGCGAAGCCGTTCCGCGATCTCGGCGTCACCACGTTCCTCAACACCATCGCCGCCCCCGCGACCTACATGGCGATGACGTGTTTCTTCATGCTCAGCGGATTCGTCATCACCTGGTCCGCCAAGCCGGGCGAGCGGCTGACCTCCTTCTGGCGGCGGCGCGTGGTGAAGATCTTCCCGAGCCACGCCGTGACCTGGGCCCTCTGCATGCTCCTTTTCGCCGGCGCGTACACCGCGAACCACGGCATCCTGAACCTGTTCTTCCTGGACACCTGGCCCAACGAGCTGAGGCTCTGGGGCGGCGCGAACGGCCCGGCCTGGTCGCTGAACGCCGAAATGCTGTTCTACCTGCTCATCCCGCTGCTGCTGATCCCGATCAGGCGGATCCCGGACAACCGGCTGTGGCGGTGGGCGGGCGCTGTCGTGGTGCTGTACGCCGGTGCCCTCGTCTTCACGGTGACGGTCATCCCGGACACCCCGACCTACGGCGGCGCGTACTCGATCCCGCAGTTCTGGTTCGTGTACTTCTTCCCGCCGATGCGGCTGTTCGAGTTCCTCCTCGGCGTTTTCGTGGCGCGCATCGTGCGGAGCGGCCAGTGGCCGCGCATTCCGGCCGTCGTCGTGGGCGTGCTGCTCGCGGGAAGCTACGCGCTCATCTTCTTCGTGCCGTTCGTGTTCCGGATCGCGCTCGTCGCGCTCGTCCCGATGGCACTGGCGATTGGCACCCTCGCGTCGGCGAACCTGCGTGGTCGCCGCACCGTGCTGGGCACCAGGCCGATGATGTGGCTCGGCAAGGTCTCGTTCGGGTTCTACATGACGCAGGCGGCCGTCCTGCTCTGGTTCCGGTACACGGTGTTCGGCGACGCCGAGTTCGGTACGGTCGGCGCCATCCTGCTCATCCTGGCGTTGTTCGCCGTCAACCTGCTCGCCGGCTGGTTGCTCCACATCGGCGTCGAACGTCCGGCGATGAAGCACTGGAGCCGCTCGAAGAAGAAGCCTGTCGCCGATAGCGCGCCGCGGACCGGCGAACCGGACAAGCTGGCGGCGTAGTGCATTAGCCGATGACTCGACTGGCCGGGCGGTTTCTCCGCCCGGCCAGTCGCGTAATACGCAACTCTCGATAATCGAATGCCGTTCCGCGAGCTATTCTGGTGTTCTCGACAGAGGGGTGCGTAATGCGTTTTACGGCGTTCTCGCCGACCCGGCGTTTGTTCCTGGTCACGGCCAGTTTGAGTTAGAGGAGTTGACCTTGTCCGCCACCCTACCGCTGGTCGACGTAAAATCGTCGAACACGCGCAGACAGGACCTGCCGGCGCTGACCGGCCTGCGATTCGTCGCCGCACTGCTGGTGTTCTTCACCCACGTCTCGAAACCGCAGAACCCGGGCAACCCCCACCTGGCGGCGCCGTTCCGCGACGCCAATCTCGTCACGTTCCTCGGCGACAACGGCTTCCGGACCGGTATCGTCGCCGTGTCGTGCTTCTTCCTGCTCAGCGGATTCGTCATCACCTGGTCCGCCAAGCCCGACCAGCGGCTGTCCGCCTACTGGCGGCGGCGCGTGGTGAAGGTCTTTCCCAGCCACTTCGTGACCTGGGCGCTCTGCATGCTCCTCTTCGCGGGCGTGTTCACCACGAACCACGGCATCCTGAACCTGTTCTTCATCGACACGTGGTTCACCGACCCGAGCTACTGGGGCGGCGCGAACGGCCCGGCGTGGTCGCTGAACGGCGAGATGCTGTTCTACGTCGTCTTCCCGCTCATGGTGATCCCGATCAGGCGGATCCCCGAGCGCAAGCTGTGGCTCTGGGCGGGCATCGTGCTGGCCGCGCTCGTGGTCGCCACCGTGCTCTCGCAGGCGTTCCTCCCGGACACCCCGCCGTGGCAGAACACGTCGATCCCGAAGTTCTGGTTCGTCTACTTCTTCCCGCCGATGCGGTTGTTCGAGTTCGCCATCGGCATGATCGTCGCGCGCATCGTGATCAGTGGCCGCTGGCCGAGGATCCCGTTGTCCCTGGTGGGCGTGCTGGCGGTGGGCGGTCTCCTGCTCGCGCTCGTCGTGCCCTACCCGTTCAACATCACGCTGGTCATGCTGATCCCGCTCGTACTGACGATCGGCTCGCTCGCGTCGGCCAACCTCCGCGGCAACCGCACCATTCTGGGTACCAGGCCGATGGTGTGGCTGGGCAAGGTGTCGTTCGGGTTCTTCATGACCCAGGCGATCGTCGTGTTCTGGTTCCGCCCGGCGGTGTTCGGCGCCACGGAGTACGGCACGGCCGGCGGCATCCTGCTCATCGCCGCCCTGTTCGCCGTCAACCTGGCCTTCGGCTGGGTGCTGCACAAGTTCGTCGAGCTCCCGGCGATGAAGTACTGGGGCAGCTCGAAGAAACGGGTCGCCGGCAACGCGCCGCGGACGGAAGAACCGGACAAGGTGCCGGCATTGTGAAATAGCCGACGGCGGCGCCGGCCGGGCGGAATCTCTCCGCTCGGCCAGCGCTCTGCCGGCTCCCGGGATCGTGCCAACGGAATTCTTCGCAGTGGCCTTCCGCACGATCACGGAAGTGTTGCGAAAGGAGACGTGACAGCATGGGACAGCGGGCAAGCGAAGAATGTGCTGCCCCGTATTTTCGGGAAGCCACGATCATGTGACGGTGGCGATGTGACCCGGGCTAGGGAGGATTCGATGGCAACGGACGCGTCCACGGCGCTGGACACGCCCATGGTGCCGGTGGCGGTCGTGCACGACACGGGGGTGGACACGATCCAGCTGAAGCTGGAGGCGTTCAATCGGTACGGATCCCTCAAGGCACGGACCGCCGTCGGACTGGTGGACGCGCTGGAGGAACGTGGCCTGGTGTGGCCGGGTATCCGCATCGTGGAGTCGACGTCGGGCAACCTTGGTGTCGCGCTCGCCGGCGTCGCCGCCGAGCGCGGGTATCGGTTCACTGCCGTCGTCGACCCGCGCACTTCGCCCGCGCTGCTCGCCGGCATGATCGCGCTGGGTGCCGAGCTCGACATGGTGACCGAGGACGACGGCGCGGGCGGCTACCTGATCTCGCGGCTGCGCCGGGTGCGTGAGTTGACCGAGGGCGCCACCGACCGGGTCTGGACCGACCAGTACGGCTGCCCGGCCAACCCCCGGGCCCACGAACTCGGCACCGGCCCGGAGCTCGCCCGGCAGGCCGGTGGCGCCATGGACGCGGTGTTCGTCGCGGTGTCCACCGGCGGCACGCTCGCGGGCATCGCCAGTTACTTCCGGGAACACCATCCGGAGTGCCGGGTGGTCGGCGTGGACGTCCCCGGCTCGGTGGCGTTCGGCGGGCCACCCGGGCCCCGGGTGCTGACGGGCATCGGCTCGAGCGTCCGGTCACAGTTCCTGCGGCCGTGGATGTACGACGAGCACATCGAGGTCGAACCCGGTGCGGCGCTGGCCGCGTGCCGCCGGCTCGCCGCGCAGACCGGGATCGAGGTCGGCGGGTCCGGCGGCGCCGTGCTCGCCGCCAGTCTGCGCTACCTCCAGGCGCACCCGGAGATCCGGCACCCGGTGTGCCTCTGCCCGGACAGCGGGTCCAGCTATCGCCAGACGATCTTCGACGACGACTGGCTGACCGCCAACGGGCTGGGCTGCGCGCTCGACCCGTGGCCGGGTGGCGCGCCGCTGTTCCTGCGTGGGGAGCTGTGATGACGACCAGAGAGATCCAGGCATCCTCGTTCGGCTCGGCCGCCGCCACCTACACGGCGGTGCGGCCCGGCTACCCCGGCTCCGCGATCCGGTGGGGCCTGCCACCGGACGCGCGAGTCGTGCTCGACCTGGGTGCCGGCACCGGCAAGGTGACCGAGGCGCTGCTGGCACAGGGACTGACCGTGCACGCGGTGGAACCGGACGAGCGGATGCTCGACGAATTGCGCCGCGTCGCTCCCGCCGCGGACGCCCGGCTCGGCCCGGCCGAGGCGATCCCGCTGCCCGACGCGAGTGTCGACGCCGTGTGCGTCGGCCACGCGTTTCACTGGTTCGGCCCGTCCGCGCTGGCCGAGATGGCCCGGGTGCTGCGTCCCGGTGGCACGGTGGCGCTGCTCTGGAACCTCCGCGACGACGCCACCGACTGGGTCGCGCGGTTCGGCACGCTGATCGCGCTGGGCGCACAGGACAGCACGCGCTACGAGTCCCCGTCCCCGTTCGCGGAGAACGCCGACTTCACGGCGCCGGTCCGGCAGACGTTCGCACACACCCAGCGGATCGACCGCGCGGGGTTGCTCGCCCTGGCCGGCACCCGCGGCTATGTCCTCGCCCTGCCGGCGGACCGGCGGGACGAGCTGCTGGCCGAGGTGGCCGAGCTCGTCGACACCCATCCGCAGCTGGCCGGCCGGGACCAGTTCGAACTGCCCTACGTCACCGAGGTCTGGCGCGCTGTGCGCCGGAATGGAGCCGACCATGCGTGAGGCGCTGTTCCGCGCCGCCCAGCAGGGTGCGTATTTCACCGACGAGGAAACGGTCGGGCGCTGGCAGGACGTCGAGCTGACCGATCGAGTACTCGCCGGGTCGCTCGTGCCCATCACCGCCGCGACCGCAGCGCCCTCCACCGAAGAACCGCTCGTCGTGTGGCCGTATCCCCGCGGCACCATGCACATCATCGACCGGGCGAACTGCGCGGACCACTTCCTGCGCGCCAGGCCGGAGTTCCAGCTCATCACCGAGTCCGGATTGGACAGTCCGGCCGAATTGCCGGCCGGTCCGGTCCTCGTCTTCGCCCCGTTCGACGCGATCCTGCCGATGCTGCGCGCGGCGGACGACGGCTACCTGACGCTGGCCGGACGGCCGATCACCGCGCTGCTCAACGAGCTGTCGCTGGCACACCTGGTCCGCCACGGTGTGCTGGCCACGGACACGGTGACCGCGGCGGGTTACCAGCCGATCGTGCCGCCGCCGCGTACCCACCTGATCAACGGCACGCAGCTCACCCTATTCAAGGGGCGGCAACTGAGGCACGTCGCGGACCTCGCGGGCCGGCTGGCGCCGCTCGGGGTCGCACCGATGCCGTACGCCACCAGCGCCGGCCGGGCGGACGCGATCGAGGCGGTGGTCGCGCTCGGCGCGACCGGCAACGCCGTCGTGGTCCGGCCCTTCGGCGCGTCGCAGGGCACCGGCGTCACGGTGATCGGCCATGCCGAGGACGCGGCCGCGGTCGAGGCGGGCCTCGACCGGCTCGACCGGGCGGTCGCCGGCCGCTACGGCGGGTCGGGTGCCTACCCGGTCACCATCACGCCGTTCGTCGAGGGCCGCAAGATCGACGGCGCGGTGACCGACGTGCGGATGTTCGTGGTCTACGACCCGGCCGGCGGCGGGCTGCGCGCGCTGCCCGGCATGGTGCGCCGCGCCGCACAGGCGTTCCGCCCGGACGAGATCACCGGAGAAACGGTGCTGGCCAACGTGTCCGGCGCCGTGTCGGCAGACGACCTGCCCGGGCCCCGGGTCTTTCCGGCGAGCCGGGCCGACATCCTGGAAAAGCTCGGGCTCAGCCCCGAGGGGCTGGTCGACCTCGGCCGGGCGGCGAGCATCCTGTGGGCCACCGCGGTCGAGGCCGAGGCGGCCGAGCGCGGGACGCCGGTGCCGTTCAGCTACGGCAGCGTCGACTTCCTGATCCGGCAGGACGACGGCCGCGCGGTACCGATCGAGATGAACGGCGCCAACGTCGGCGAGCACCCGACCGTGGCGGTGCACCGGCTCGACCTGTTCGCGGAGGCGACCACGGCGGCTCTCACCGGGCTCGGACTGTCCGCTTTGGAGCCGGCATGGACCCGTTGAGCCTGTGCTACATCGACGCGGCGGAGGTCGCCGCGGCGCTGGCCACGATCGACCCGGTCGACCGGGTCCGGGATGTCCTCGCGCTGCACGCCAAGGGCGAGACCGTACTGCCGGACGAGGCGTACCTGCCGTGGACCGGCCCGGACGGCTCAGCGTGCCGCAGTCTGAACATGCCGGGAATCATCCGGGGCGGCGTGGCGGGCATCGAGACCGCGGGAACCAAGATCATCAACGCCAGCCTCGGCAACCCGGACCGCGGGCTGCCGAGGGCCGCCGGGCTGGTCGTGCTGTT of the Amycolatopsis sp. NBC_01488 genome contains:
- a CDS encoding acyltransferase family protein, which translates into the protein MSATLPLVDVKSSNTRRQDLPALTGLRFVAALLVFFTHVSKPQNPGNPHLAAPFRDANLVTFLGDNGFRTGIVAVSCFFLLSGFVITWSAKPDQRLSAYWRRRVVKVFPSHFVTWALCMLLFAGVFTTNHGILNLFFIDTWFTDPSYWGGANGPAWSLNGEMLFYVVFPLMVIPIRRIPERKLWLWAGIVLAALVVATVLSQAFLPDTPPWQNTSIPKFWFVYFFPPMRLFEFAIGMIVARIVISGRWPRIPLSLVGVLAVGGLLLALVVPYPFNITLVMLIPLVLTIGSLASANLRGNRTILGTRPMVWLGKVSFGFFMTQAIVVFWFRPAVFGATEYGTAGGILLIAALFAVNLAFGWVLHKFVELPAMKYWGSSKKRVAGNAPRTEEPDKVPAL
- a CDS encoding acyltransferase family protein, yielding MSANIQLVDVKSSNARRGDLPALTGLRFIAALVVFFGHVIFPIDPGNANLAKPFRDLGVTTFLNTIAAPATYMAMTCFFMLSGFVITWSAKPGERLTSFWRRRVVKIFPSHAVTWALCMLLFAGAYTANHGILNLFFLDTWPNELRLWGGANGPAWSLNAEMLFYLLIPLLLIPIRRIPDNRLWRWAGAVVVLYAGALVFTVTVIPDTPTYGGAYSIPQFWFVYFFPPMRLFEFLLGVFVARIVRSGQWPRIPAVVVGVLLAGSYALIFFVPFVFRIALVALVPMALAIGTLASANLRGRRTVLGTRPMMWLGKVSFGFYMTQAAVLLWFRYTVFGDAEFGTVGAILLILALFAVNLLAGWLLHIGVERPAMKHWSRSKKKPVADSAPRTGEPDKLAA
- a CDS encoding class I SAM-dependent methyltransferase, whose amino-acid sequence is MTTREIQASSFGSAAATYTAVRPGYPGSAIRWGLPPDARVVLDLGAGTGKVTEALLAQGLTVHAVEPDERMLDELRRVAPAADARLGPAEAIPLPDASVDAVCVGHAFHWFGPSALAEMARVLRPGGTVALLWNLRDDATDWVARFGTLIALGAQDSTRYESPSPFAENADFTAPVRQTFAHTQRIDRAGLLALAGTRGYVLALPADRRDELLAEVAELVDTHPQLAGRDQFELPYVTEVWRAVRRNGADHA
- a CDS encoding MFS transporter, whose product is MLILPTLLVTMDLNVLLLALPRISEDLQAGPIAQLWITDIYAFIVAGLTVTMGHVGDRFGRRKVLLISASVFVVASLVCAFSTSVPMLVVSRGVLGASGAAIAPLTLAIIVATFKNPKQMGFALGIWASALAGGVVLGPPVGGILLHSFWWGSVFLIAIPIMAVVLLAGPFVLKESRNPDGGSIDVRSVLLFLVAILPLVGALKETARSGFGLQPAALLVLGVVGIVLFVRRQSRIPNPLIDLTLFRDKMVRSGMSVFVTGGLWSGALSLVIALYLQLVEGLSVLVAGLVMLPAAFIGMVCNMIAPKFANVFRPARVVAVGLLIAMVGALTLTLVAPLGGVVIVVVGMTLVMIGSSPIGPVTNHVVMSNIPPAKAGAVGGMIATGGELGVAIGVAAMGSVANAVYQGNVTVPAGVPADAATSAGDGITGAVAVARTLPQAQGTALLDSAHDAFNAGLVTVAVIAAIGYTLVATVAWRGMGHVLPFGAGQEAPANDGTGGEPDPDAERAAA
- a CDS encoding pyridoxal-phosphate dependent enzyme, producing MATDASTALDTPMVPVAVVHDTGVDTIQLKLEAFNRYGSLKARTAVGLVDALEERGLVWPGIRIVESTSGNLGVALAGVAAERGYRFTAVVDPRTSPALLAGMIALGAELDMVTEDDGAGGYLISRLRRVRELTEGATDRVWTDQYGCPANPRAHELGTGPELARQAGGAMDAVFVAVSTGGTLAGIASYFREHHPECRVVGVDVPGSVAFGGPPGPRVLTGIGSSVRSQFLRPWMYDEHIEVEPGAALAACRRLAAQTGIEVGGSGGAVLAASLRYLQAHPEIRHPVCLCPDSGSSYRQTIFDDDWLTANGLGCALDPWPGGAPLFLRGEL